Genomic segment of Chelonoidis abingdonii isolate Lonesome George chromosome 5, CheloAbing_2.0, whole genome shotgun sequence:
GGGTGTGAGAGTCGCAGGGAAGGGCGCGGAGGCAAACTGAGCCCCGCCTCATTTCTCTTTCTGCTCCACTTGCTGTAGGCGCCTTGTGAGGTCATCAATCCGAACGTTCTTCAGGTGGAGCAGGTGTTCCAGCCGCCGCACCTTCATCTGCAGGATCTGAGCAAAGAGAAGCACACGCTTGCTGGGGTGATTGgcctttttttaaagggaagggCCTGAACCAAGCCCCTGGGCCTTGCAGGCTGGAGCCAGTTCTGAATTCTGCAGCTTGTGCCCGTCTCTGCCCGTTTTCACACGTGTCCTCTTTCTCCTATCTAGCTCTTATCGAGGACTTTTCATCAGTAagcctcaaagcactttgcaaaggaggccAGTATCATGATCGGGGCAGAGATTacctcaaggtcacccagcaggccagtggccaaaccaggactagaacccagggctcctgagtcCTGCACTCTACTCACTGGGCTGCACTGTTTGTCATGAAAGAGAACGCAACATTTTTTGTGCATCTTGTGCTTTTTAAGCCAATGGCCAGCTCTTGAGGTCCAACAGGATCTTTGGGGCTGGCACTGGCAGTAATGACCgtggcctttggggcaggcactggcaGTAATGACCGTGGCCTTCTTTTGACCCCTGTCAAACATGCCACCAGACCTTCATTACCACGAGTCCCCAGTAAGTGACATAAGATTAGTAAGATCACCCAGCTCTCGGGTATGGGATACTGTTGTAACAACACTTGTTCTCACCACCTTCAAAGACCGCCATAAAATGCACCTTCTTCTGCAGAGCTTTGCAAGAATGACCCAGGCAGGACTTCACACTGCCTTCACCCCCTTGGGACCATGCCATCACCTGGGGGCTTATGCTTGTCTGAACTGTTTTGTCTAGGTCTGAACCTGACTGcaggcttctgggagctgtggctgCATCTCATATGTGAGTAGAGAGCCAGGCTGACCAGCAGGCCATGTGGATGCGCAGGGAGCCCTGCACATGAGCCATGGTGGGCTATGGCTTGCTGAAAtcttggccttgtctacactaggcttATTGTCCTACCATTTCCCACCATTGCAAGCCCCAGCAGAGCACTCCACGGGGCCCTACCCGCCCCCAGCATTTTAACCACAGTGGGTCtgtctccactgcaatccacTAGCTTTGCTCTAGCTTGCTCACATACCAACAGCAGCCAAGCCCCAGAAGCACGGGTGTTGAGTGGCTGgcctgcccagagcccacactgccgtaagaacggccagactgggtcagaccgaaggtccatctagcctatctagcccagtgtcctgtctgccgacagtggccagtgccaggtgcccagaggaaatggacagaacagggaatcatcaagtgatccagcccctggcGTCTGTTACCAGCTCCTGTCCTGGTTTCACTGCTGGTGGTACCCGAACTACACAGGCTGCAGTCACACATCTGAGTGAAGCGTGGATATACCCTGGGTGAAGATTCATGGTTCTTGAACCCAGACCTGTGGGACCCTGGGCAGGCGGCATCACCAGGCAGCCTGGGGTGCATGGACTATGGCTCTGTCTACATCCTGGGAGACCAGTGACCACAGGAAGTGCTGCCCCTGGCAGAAATGTCTGGCAGCTCCTCCCGAGAGCTCTCATTTGCCCAGACCTACTATTTATGCAGGGAGGGAGTAGCAGAAAGTTGTCTGTGCAACAAGGAGGTCTGACTTGCAGCTGAGATAGACCTGGCCTTGTTCCTGGTTCCTGTCTCCTCGTCCTGACTATTGATTCTGGCTTGACCCTTGGCTCCAGACTCTGGCTACCAACTCTGGGTCAACCCCTCAAGCCTGACCGCTTATGGCTCCAGCCGCTGAGCCTGGCTGCTCACACCCCGGTTCCTGGCATCCTGTGTCATCTACACTGCGTGGAGCTGATTGAGATGCTGGTGGCTGGTTTACACTAACGGCCCCACCGTTGCGACTAGTGGAGGAGTTGAGTTGGAGGCAGCAAAGGTGGGTCAGTTCAGGATAGTCAGGCTTGTGCAGTCACCTCCCTGCTTGCTGAGGACTCCCGTCCCATGGGCCTCATGGGAGAAGTGGGTCTGAAGGAGGGGCATGGACAAGGAGTGGGTATTCCCTGCccagagggtggggtgggatgagTCGTGGAGGTAGCTGTGGGCAAAGCCTGGCATACTTTCAGAGGATGCCCTGCCGTTCCACAGACGGCACATGAATTGTCCTCACCTGGACCGTCTCTTGACAAGCCAGCAGAGCCTGCTCCCTCTCCGCTAACTGAATGCGAAAGCTGGTGTCTCCCGGCGGTGCCTGGGCATAGCCTTGCTGGCCCTTGTTCATCCTGGGGAAAGAAGTAAAAGCCAGGGTGTAGCAGGGTGACGACTCAGCGGcgcggtgcctcctgctgctcGGCCAGgggattagctctttccagcccggAGCgctctctgcaggccggtgtcccggCTGCCGCTGGCCctatgtccctcccggaccccagtgccctttctCTCGGGGTTgtgcccccagcagtaacccacaatctgggtctcccagtcgtgagctggagctggttcccactgGTTCacgggaaccggttgttaaatttagaagcccttttagaaccggttgtcccgcGAGGGACAACTGGTTCGAAAAGGgctttttaatttaacaaaagctccagcagctccctgcccttctcctggccccagctcacctcactctgcctctgcctcctcccctgaatgctcccCCGGCTTCTTCTCCCCATCCCTGGCTTCCTGCAAATCAGCTGTTcgcgcgggaagcctgggagggctgagaaggaagcagcagcttcctgcaggtgaACTGGGGCgtgaggagggctccaggcaccacaCAGCTCCGGCCTGGCCCCTGACCCCGACCGGcacagctccagcccaggcctgaCCCCGACCGACGCTTGTCCGACCCCAGCCCCGACCGTGGTGAGCCGGGCAGCGCGGCTCAGACCCTGGCCCCGGCTGAGCAGCTCCAGCCTGTGGCCTTGGCCTAgcccccacctccaggcagcgcggtaagggggcagggagcaggtgttggatagagggcaggggagttggggggcgtGGATTAgtgtcggggcagtcagagggcagggaacagggggattgaatgggggcaagggtcccgggggggcagtcaggaaggagcaggggtcagatggggtggtggggggcagtcaagggacagagagaaggggtgattggatggagcaggggtcccaggggtctatcaggaatgagaggaggagttggatggggcaacAGGGGACACGGAAGGGGGgttgatggggcaggggtctcggggggggctgtcaaggaacatggggggttggatggggcaggagtcccggggggccatcaggaatgagaggaggagttggatggggcaacAGGGGACACGGAAGGGGGgttgatggggcaggggtctcggggggggctgtcaaggaacatggggggttggatggggcaggagtcccgtggggtggggagagcatgaccccctcgtggggtgagggggagggaaccggttgttaatattttggcagctcatcactggggtctccccaccccagggaacccccaaccctctatctcCACCTTgactcagtggctactgccagtcaccatccagcccctgctccctgggtccAACCACAGCCTGtgaaccactcatcatcggcaaggggggttggaccagctgcctctgggctgcccctctgcagccccagtgccctttgtgggcccttaactcagcctggggctttgctaggccagagctccccagctccctctgcccttccccagccctgctccaccctaggtaccctcctcagcttcccaggaagccaggtccttctctctctaggagCTAGAAAGGGTGTTTTCTGGCCTCTAGCCTGCagcctcttataagggccagctgagccctgattgagctggccacagctgtggctgcttctccaatcagcccagcttttcccagtcacagccctctcccaggctgctttaacccttcagggccggagcggggtgaccaccctgctacacagagATATAAACCTAGGAGGAGAAGAGATTTGCCCACCCTGAGCTCCGTCGGGTGGGGGAGGGTCCcctatggcaggggtgggagcCCCAACATGGGGCCATGCAGAACGAGGCTGGACACAGCGCCAGTGACGGGACTGTCCTCCATCAGCCACCTGCTGCACTAGGTGGGCAGCGGGCTCTaaagggaagcagtggatgtgccATCGTCTGGGCATTTCAAACCGACTGGAAGAAACAAAGGGCCCCATCTCGCCTTCCGCTGGTAACGCTCAGCCTTGGCATCAGAGCGCCCATCTCCCACTGGCCCGAATGCACCGGGGCTGAGTGAATTGaggagcctgattctcccctcccgtgtgctgatgtaaatcaggaggaacTCCAAAGCCATCAACAGGGTTATACCAGGTGAGGGGAGATTCAGGCTTTGCCTCTCTCACTTACGTAAGCCACCCTAGGCTAAACCCTGGCCCTCTGGGAGACAGGGGAGGCCAAGGCAGACTTCAAGTTCCCTCTGCCTTCATCGGGACGTCCCAGTGTAACCATCTCAGCGAGTGGCAGGATGGTCCTTGGATGTTTTGCTTTAGGAATGGTTCCTGCTGCTCACTGGGATCTGGGCTGGCAGCAGAGAGGGCTACACACAGTGGCGTGAAGAGATGGCAGCACCAGGCCTCTGCCAAGTGGGGGCTAGCCAAGCAGGTGTCTGATTCCCCTGTGCCCTTTGCTGTGAGGacacagagcagctcagctgaGACGAGCCCCTGGGGCAGCAAGAGGCAGAAGGGGTGCAGGGGtgctgagcagtgctggggaggtcCCAGCACAcgctaagggcctgatcctcagccgGGGTAATTCAGCCTCACTTTGTGGATGATAGTGGAACTTCACTGTCTTACCCCCGCTGAGGGTCTGGGCCCATGTGCAAATATGTGATAAACGTATCATGGCGATTTCCTCTCTTTGCTCAGGTGGGCCTTTCACTTCCATAAACCTCAGGGGCAaagctgccccagccaggaggggtTTGCATTTCACTTGCCTTTAGGGAGTGCTGGATCGACAGCCCTGCAGAGCAGGGGCCTCCATTTTCCCACAGCAGTACAGCCCAGGGGGCAGAAGggccagcccccctccctgtGGAGAATTCCTTGGAGGGCTCCCAGCCAAGTAACCAGGAAGGGTGTGTAGTTCTAAAGGGTCAGGCCAGGCTTGTATCAAGAAACACTGAGGTCAGTTTGTGGGGCGATCCCAGGGCAGACGTTACCTTTCCGCTCGTGGGGACTGCTGCACGTGGACCCCTGCGGCATTGGTCTTTGGGTTCGACGAATAGCCTGAGTAACACAAACCACATCACGTTACAGCCGCACACCAAGCAGCAAGGGCCCAACTCTGCCCTCCGTTACCCCGGAGCCTCAGCAAGGACAGAACTGAGCCTTAGCTGGGGGGGGGCGCATCTGGCCTCTGGGAGCAGGTTCAGGTTAGATCTACTGACCCCACCACAAGTCCCAGTGACTccccagggagcaggagagagaaggtgACGCACACAGATGCTGGGGTAGTTTTCTTGTGTGCCAATCTCACGTCGGGCTCTAGGAGCTCACAGGTATGGGCTGGGGGTCATAAGGCTTCAGAGGGGCAGCTTTGAATTCCAGTGGGGCTAACAGGAAGGGTCTCACGCTCGAGCCCACTGGGGGAGATGGCACCTTGCTGGCACCGTCCATCTGAAAAGCTCATGTACGCCCAGTGCTGTCGGTCAGCATTGCTGTTATCCCTGCCTCACCGAGCACGTGGagcggggaagtgacttgccacagCAAGTCCGTGGCAAAGCTGGTACTAAACCCCAGATCTCCTGGTTTACAGCTTTGGTCTTTAACCCAAGACCGTCCTTCCCTCTCCTGGTCCCCTTAGGAAACACTCTGAGGACTTCCAGACTCTGCGGATTCCTAGAGGCCGAGCAGCTGGTGAAGAAGCCAATTGACCTGTGAAATCTCTGCAGGTATTTATAGAGCTGCAGCATCGTAACATCTGGACTCTTCAGCAGCCGTAATTAATTGAGCTGGTCTTGTGCTtcgggcactgggctgggactcaggagatccagCTCAATTCTTTGTTCTGTCACAGGCCCTGGGTAAgtcactcaggcccagatcctccaaggtatttaggctcctgacATCCATCAATTCCAGTAGACGTTAGGAGTCCCTCTGTGTGCATCAGCTTACAGGAGATAATCTTCCCATTCTCCCACTCCTCAGCTGTTGTGTTTGTGTACTGTGAGCTCTCTGAGTCGACactatgtctgtacagcacccagcacaatgggatctcAAACACCATCAGgccctctaggtgctactgtaatgcaaatcaTGTATCTTGCTGACACCCCTGCAATGCAGGACAGTGCATCCTCAttgtacaggtgggaaactgaggcacagggagactgagtgacttgcccagggtcacagagcCATGTAGCAGGGCTGGAAGCCAGCTCCCCTAgaacacacacactgctcagagAGACTCCTGTCACCCCTACCTGTTTCCATATGGCCGTTCTCATGGAGTCCATAGCGCGTGCCCAGCTCCTGCACAGAGAATCAGAGAGATCACACGGTTCAAGTGAAAATGCCTTGCAATCCACTGTCAGCTTCCTCCCGAGAGAGGCCTGGCAAGACTTCCAGAGGCGGCGAGATGGCAATGACCAGGATGTTGCAGAGATGAGTGGGTCTGAGTGAAGGCAGAATCCAAGGTGGCACCCAGGAAATGACATGGGCGGAGCAGCTCTGAtcccatccagtagagggcagtgcccccctccccccagccagatCTTTGTACAATATCCAATCCAGGTGGGACTGAAACACTTTTGGGGGCGTTAGGCTGAAAGCCTTGCACTGCCCCATcagtggaaaaacaaacaagtccTTCACGAAAGACATTGAGGATGGGGGTCCCTATTACCAGAGCTGCGTGGGGTTTCACAGGTCAGATGGGGCCATTATGACTATTgagtctgacccaggggaacccagtgattcctgcatcaagcccagccCTTCTGCTGCAGCGATAGCCCAACATGGGGAAAGACATCCAGCGGGATTTAAGGCCCCCGCCCCGAGTGATGGGGAACCCAGCATGTCACTAGGGTAGGTCGCGCCAACAGTTAGTTAGCCTCGTCGTTTACAAACTGTTCACCTTACGTCTAGAGTCCTggggcactttatagactaacagacgttttggagcatgagctttcgtgggtgaatacccacttcgtcgaatacccacaaaagctcatgctccaatacgtctgttagtctataaggtgccacaggactctgctgcttttacagatccagacagcacggctacccctctgatacttgacaccttatGTCTAGCTTCAGCTGCCCACCACGAGGGCTCGTTCTGCTAGATGAGAGAACCTCTGCCATCAGAGACCGCTTCCCCAGGAAGGGCCTTGCAGGGTTTTGTACAGTTAACTAGAGCTATTGGTCAGAGAAATCTGGTCATCAATTGAAATCCGCCCCCCCCACACCTTTTTTAAGTCTAATAAAAATATGTCTGGTCTAGTCTCAGTCTGGTTGCTAGGACCCCGGTGTCCACATTTCCAAACCACCATCCCCACAGGGACAAATCGGCCACCTCACtgccagtctcagcagagaggagaTGGACTGAATGGGCCCCGGAGACAACACTGTCCTCAGCCCGGGGGGTGGGTCCCTCCAGCACAACTTGCCCCCCAACGCCTGAAGTGTAGCCAGCAGCGCTCACTCGCTGGGGCTGTCAAACTCGCACTGGAGAGGGGACAAACTGCAGTTGCTGTGATGATAAGACACTAAGTCTATGTGCCTGGTAACAGAGTGTGGCTGTGCGGTGAGGGAGGAAGCGGGCAGCCGCAGAGATGCTGCAGTCCGGACAAGCCGTGAGAGAGTTGTCACCTCTGAAACACCAGTGAGTGGAGCTGCCAAGGCAGGGCAATCACACAATGCCTGGTGTATTAGCCCTGCACATGGAGCACATCTCACAGCTCTGGCTATGTGTTACCTGCAGGAGGGGGCGACGCTCAGCCATAGCCTGCTCCACCCTAGTCTCTATACCCCATGAGGGACCGGGCCAAGTTACATCAGagcaactccactggcttcagcagagtTGCTCTGGGTTTCCGTGGGCGTGACGGAGAAGAGAGTCTGGCCCACTCTGTATACTGGTGTCTGCCCTACCGCCCATGAGTAAGATCCATCTCTCTCTAGTGCCCCTTCATTAACCCTTCATTAGCCTTTGCCACTCAGTTTCCTTCTCCCTGTGTATCTATCTCAACAGCAGATGTAGCAGCTAAATTGTCAGCTCCATTGCATAACACCGATGCCCGCTGCTGACTCTCGGAGGGATACCAGGCATGTTGACAAGACCTGCCTCTCACCCTAACCCCAGTCTGGTAGGGTCGGCTGGGGTGCTCTATTCCTAGCCCTGAACTCTCCGCActggcagctgggctctctcTCTAGTGGGGGGTCCTAGTCCgattaccacactgcctggagtgcAGCTTGCCTTCAGCTTTTGATCGATGATTATTTCTATTTGATTTCTATCACTCGCTTGCCACAGCACATTTCTGGTGGCAGCCATAACTGTTTTATTTGCTGCCATGCCCTGTGAGCTGCTCAGAATAACAACAATTgtgctgaggatctcaaagccctgTACATACACGTGATGGAGTGTATAAACCACACACAGGTAGACAAAGGGTTAATGGGAGCTGGTGGGTCCAATTAGCTCTCCCGTTTCCACCTGCGGGAGACGGGGGTTCAGCATAATTCataatcctagaatatcagggttggaagggacctcaggaggtatctagtccaaccccctgctcaaagcaggaccaaccccaactaaatcatcccagtcagggctttgtcaagcctaaccttaaaaacctctaagaccCAGCTGACTCCCCCAGGGAAGGAGCTCAGAGTAGGGGAAGAAAAGGGCCAGAAAGGGGGAGACATGGGAGTGAGAGACCCAGGAGCAAAGGAGTCCCTGCTGCCTGGGAAAGGAGCCATGGGGAAGCTATAGCAGTGGAGCTCTGTGGTGGGCCCTGCAATAGGGAGGTTGCTCTGTACATCAGCGTATGTGACCGGGCTGGCGGGTTAGTGACTAGGACCAGACCATCCCAGGGCCTGAATGGCCATCGGATGGAGAAGGGGAAGGTCTTGCAATGCCAGGAACAGTCACAGGGTGGCGAGCTGGCTGGTGAGTCACTAttctgcaataaataaataaattaacccccacccacacactgggAGGGTCTAGCAGGCCCATTttgaaaatggggaaactgaggcacacagagatgaCGGGACTCACCCAAGGGCACACAGCACATCTGtgagagtcaggaatagaattcaTGCCTCATAGTCCCTACACTTCCTGCACTTTAACCATGCTCCTTCTGAATGCAGTTTAATGGCTCTGGGTTTGTAAATTATACCTACTTGTCACAGCCGTAGGCCAAGCTCCAAAGGGCTTCCCCAGCATTTGCTCCCAAGGGAGTCTGCCCGAGCAAGGACCTCAGCACATGGCCCATATATACAACAGCATCCTACACAACATTTGACCATCTGAGCCGCCCGCCGTCCCTTGAGCACCGCTGACCTGATATGTGCCAGATGCCACCTTGCtctgcttctgcttctcctcAATTTTCTGCCGCAGTGGGAGCAGCATCAGCTCCACCACGCCGGGCGTACACTGTACGATCTTCCGGATCATGTCTTCCGGGATGGAGAAATTCAGCTTGTTCAGCACCTTCCTGCAAGGGCACAAACCACCCCACGGAGGGGGAATGGTCAAACCACAGTATGGGCACCCGCTCTGCAGAACTGGCTGGAGTTCCTATAATAGTCTCGTGTGGATGCATCGCTCCTGGACTAagggggcctgatcctcagctggagtatgtgGGTGTAGCTCCCTCAAAGGCAATGTAGCGACACTAATTTatcccagcagaggatcatgctCAGCATGCAGAGGAAAGCTGCACAGGACTTGGAGGGAGGTCAGAGAGGTATGAAGTCCAAGCCACTGTTTGGCGTTGGCAGAGGGTGTGAAAGCGGAGAAGCTGCATGGTATTGGCAGGTGGGTGTGAGGTCAGAAAGATGCAGAGGAGTGGGAAAATAACAAGGAAACTGAATCACTGTTTTCCCTACACATCCCCAGCTCCATGGCCTGACCGCCCCAGCACCGTGCTACCTGAGGGGTGCTGAGCGCATGTTTACCTGTTAAGATGGCCCCAGTTGGAGAGTTTCTGTTGCGTTGAATTAGCTGGGACATAATTGTGCATTTCCACCATTTTGGGAAAGTAAAATTTCACCACTTCTGCTGCTAGAACTGCATAGGAAAGAAGAAGAGGTCAGACTGAGCATCATGCCATGATCTGCATAATGAAAACAGTGAGATGCCTTTAGCTATATATGTGGATGTTCTGGAAAGATACAGTATAAACCACAGCCAGGACAAGTTATTGTCTCTCAGAGATTCCAGATCTAAGCTGATCAATTCACAAGTGAAAAAGAAGGGTTCCTTACCTCATAGCAACTGGGATTCTACTTGTCCAAGTGGATCCCACTCTGGAGCAGACCAGCCCCATGCAGGCAGTGCACCCAGTGgtagattagccactgggccaatggggcctgtgcccaggggccccagcctaTAGGGGAGCGCTGGAAAAAATCTGCCGCCAGATTTTTGCagaggcagaaaggagcaaacagGTTGTGGGTTgcactgggggtggtggtggaatggGGCGGGACTGTGGGTGGAACAGGGGTGAggctgtggggaggaagaggcagaatggggtggggccatgggcggggctgcaggtggaaggggcaaAACGGGAGGACTGCAAGcggaagggttggggaggggccactcacttgctctggcccagggccccaggaaaccttaatcctCCTCAGAGTGCATACGTGGGACTCGTGCACTTCAGAAGTGGGAGCCACTTGGACAAATACACAAGAAGAATTCATCTCTTCTAACCAGCAACCCTGCAAACTTGCCCTGGGATCAGAGCGGCATCCAGGTTATTTCCCTTTCATGCAGCACCTGGAGCAGTAAACAGCATTACCAGCCCTACACAGTCAGACCCAGAAAAAAttgtgagattggcttaaaaaatcacaagattttaaaaattaataaatgttgGCTCTTGATTTGccttggggtttgtttttttttgctttttattttttgagcctttagaactcatgttttcaagcttttttctgtAATCAAGAGATCTAGAGACCGACTTCCCTATTTTTGAAATGGAAGCTGACGTTCTCACATAGTCAGTTGACTTCAGccgctggggctttaaggaaaacgtGAAATATCATGAAAGTTGCAATAAGTGTGCAAAAGTTGGCAACACCGCCTGGTTCTGCTGGCCAAAATTTACCTGTAGTAACACCTGTGCAGCCCCTCTCTTTAGGCGGTGTGGGCAGCTGGCATACATTGACACTGCTGTCCCTTCTATCAAGGATTTGGCCAGATGGCTCCAGGATTGGCAGGCACAGAGGAGACTTAAATCCACCTTTGCAAATAATC
This window contains:
- the SPEF1 gene encoding sperm flagellar protein 1; the protein is MANGELDEESLQELYSWVDAIPLSRPKKNITRDFSDGVLAAEVVKFYFPKMVEMHNYVPANSTQQKLSNWGHLNRKVLNKLNFSIPEDMIRKIVQCTPGVVELMLLPLRQKIEEKQKQSKVASGTYQELGTRYGLHENGHMETGYSSNPKTNAAGVHVQQSPRAERMNKGQQGYAQAPPGDTSFRIQLAEREQALLACQETVQILQMKVRRLEHLLHLKNVRIDDLTRRLQQVEQKEK